In one window of Pseudobdellovibrionaceae bacterium DNA:
- the katG gene encoding catalase/peroxidase HPI, whose product MKTSMLLVAASLIVAGCSSTSSDKAMKGPAPGEAKSSQFWWPEALNLQPLRQHSAESSPLGEKFDYAKEFKKLNLAAVKQDIKKVLTSSQDWWPADYGHYGAFFIRMAWHSAGTYRTLDGRGGAGGGQQRFEPLNSWPDNANLDKARRLLWPIKKKYGNKISWADLMVLTGNVALEDMGFKTYGFAGGRVDDWEADLVYWGPETKMLADARFKGDRQLERPLAAVQMGLIYVNPEGPNGNPDPLLAAKDIRETFGRMAMNDEETVALIAGGHTFGKTHGAHKVEECVGKEPAAAGIEEQGLGWKNKCGKGHGVDTITSGLEGAWTATPTLWTHQFLTNLFAFNWKKTKSPAGAIQWIPDDESVANLVPDAHDKTKRHAPIMLTTDLALREDPIYREISLRFRDKPKDFELAFAKAWFKLTHRDMGPRARYIGPEQPKEALSWQDPVPAANYKTISSAEVERLKSKILKSGLTVPELVRTAWASASSYRGTDMRGGANGARIALAPQKDWQANDPADLERVLGKLTNIQKSFNKELSAGKKVSLADVIVLGGAAAIEKAAKDAGYRNVKVPFKPGRTDASQEQTDVSSFAVLEPKADGFRNYFSSNSMQSPTFMLVDKANMLTLTVPEMTVLVGGLRALNANSGGTKHGVFTSRPGVLSPDFFINLLDMSTRWTRSEASPGVYEGLDRASGKLKWTATPVDLVFGSNAELRAIAEVYAADDGKDKFAKDFVAAWSKVMQLDRFDLK is encoded by the coding sequence ATGAAAACATCGATGTTACTAGTGGCAGCATCCCTGATTGTGGCGGGATGTTCTTCCACCTCGTCGGATAAGGCCATGAAAGGGCCAGCCCCCGGAGAGGCGAAATCAAGTCAGTTTTGGTGGCCTGAGGCGTTGAATTTACAACCACTCAGACAACATTCTGCAGAGTCGAGCCCCTTGGGAGAAAAATTCGACTACGCAAAGGAATTTAAAAAATTAAATCTTGCGGCAGTTAAACAGGATATCAAAAAAGTGCTGACGTCATCTCAAGACTGGTGGCCAGCCGACTACGGACATTACGGGGCGTTTTTTATACGAATGGCTTGGCATAGTGCAGGTACTTACCGCACATTAGACGGACGTGGTGGTGCTGGTGGCGGTCAGCAAAGATTTGAACCTCTTAATAGCTGGCCAGACAATGCCAACTTAGATAAAGCCCGTCGCCTGTTGTGGCCAATCAAAAAGAAATACGGCAACAAGATTTCTTGGGCTGATTTGATGGTGTTAACCGGTAACGTGGCGCTTGAGGACATGGGCTTTAAGACCTATGGATTTGCTGGCGGAAGAGTAGATGACTGGGAAGCTGATCTTGTCTATTGGGGCCCAGAAACAAAAATGTTGGCTGATGCCCGCTTTAAAGGTGATCGTCAGTTAGAGCGCCCTCTTGCAGCTGTTCAAATGGGTTTGATCTATGTGAACCCGGAAGGTCCAAACGGCAACCCTGACCCCTTGCTTGCTGCAAAAGACATTCGTGAGACATTCGGCCGCATGGCGATGAATGACGAAGAGACGGTGGCCCTTATTGCTGGTGGGCACACATTTGGTAAAACCCATGGAGCCCACAAGGTGGAAGAGTGTGTTGGAAAAGAGCCGGCCGCGGCAGGAATCGAAGAACAAGGTCTTGGCTGGAAAAACAAATGTGGAAAGGGCCATGGCGTTGATACAATCACGAGTGGATTAGAGGGCGCTTGGACAGCCACTCCCACATTATGGACGCATCAATTTTTAACCAACTTGTTTGCTTTCAACTGGAAAAAAACAAAAAGTCCAGCTGGCGCCATTCAGTGGATTCCAGATGATGAAAGTGTGGCAAATCTTGTACCTGATGCTCATGATAAAACAAAGAGACACGCTCCGATCATGCTCACCACCGACTTAGCGTTAAGGGAAGATCCTATTTATCGAGAAATCTCTCTTCGATTTAGGGATAAACCGAAAGACTTTGAACTCGCCTTTGCAAAGGCCTGGTTTAAACTCACTCACCGAGATATGGGTCCTCGTGCTCGCTACATTGGCCCTGAGCAACCAAAAGAAGCTCTAAGTTGGCAAGATCCGGTGCCGGCAGCGAACTATAAAACGATTAGCTCCGCTGAGGTCGAACGACTTAAAAGCAAAATCCTAAAGTCGGGTTTGACTGTGCCTGAGTTGGTAAGAACCGCCTGGGCGTCTGCTTCAAGTTATCGCGGGACGGACATGCGCGGTGGGGCTAATGGTGCTCGTATTGCTCTTGCCCCTCAAAAAGACTGGCAAGCTAATGATCCTGCTGACCTAGAAAGAGTGTTGGGTAAGCTAACTAACATTCAAAAAAGTTTTAACAAAGAGCTCTCTGCTGGAAAGAAAGTATCTTTGGCTGACGTCATCGTATTAGGTGGAGCGGCAGCAATTGAGAAGGCGGCCAAAGATGCTGGATATCGCAATGTAAAAGTGCCTTTTAAACCAGGGCGGACGGATGCATCTCAAGAGCAAACGGATGTAAGTTCATTTGCGGTTCTTGAACCTAAAGCTGATGGCTTTCGCAACTATTTCTCTTCGAACAGCATGCAGTCGCCCACCTTCATGTTAGTGGACAAGGCCAACATGTTAACGCTTACCGTGCCTGAGATGACAGTGCTTGTGGGCGGCTTGCGGGCATTAAATGCAAACTCTGGCGGCACCAAACATGGGGTGTTCACAAGTCGACCAGGAGTTCTAAGTCCAGATTTCTTTATAAACTTACTCGATATGTCTACAAGGTGGACACGGTCAGAGGCTTCACCTGGCGTCTATGAGGGCTTAGATCGTGCTTCTGGAAAACTGAAGTGGACGGCCACTCCGGTTGACCTTGTTTTTGGATCAAACGCTGAACTTCGCGCCATCGCTGAGGTTTATGCGGCAGATGATGGTAAAGACAAGTTTGCCAAAGACTTTGTAGCGGCTT